A window of Alphaproteobacteria bacterium genomic DNA:
GTACGCCTTGCGGGCCGAGGCCTTCGACGATCACGTCACGCCTGGCGGCATGGTCCAGCGCTTCTGGTTCGGGCTATTCCGTAGGGTTTGAACGTCCCTCAGATGCTGCCGCCCGAGATCGGCAGGTGGCCGAGATCCCCCTGGGCCAGATGGTGGGCCTGATTGAAGACCATGTAGGCGCCACAGCGCTCGCAGTCGACGTCGTTGCCGTAGCAGCAAAAGGTGCGCTCGAAACTGCCTTCGTCGCCCATGTATAGCGGCAGCACGTTACGCAACAGGCACTTTTCGCCATTCTCGCCGATTGATTCCATGCAGATGTCCGACATCATCATCTCGAGGGTTTCGATGTTCGATTTGATGAGGTTGGGGTGCTTTCGCTTGAGCGCCATCAGGCGCTCGACAACGCGGTCGCGTTCCTTGAGATCCCGCCAAAAAAGCGGGCTCTCGTCGTTCCGGGTGGGCACGTAGAAAGTAAAGGCGAGACCTGTGACGGGCCAGTCCTTGACCTGTTCGACGAAGTCCTCGAGGTGGGCCTCGTTCTGCCGCGTCAGCACCATCTGCAGCATCACCGAGGTGCCGTCGCCGAGCTCGCGGTCATGGATGGCGTCTTTGACCTTTTGGAAAACGCCTTCGCCGCGGATGGCGTCGTTGGGCTCTTCCGGCCCGTCCAGCGACACCGTCACCAGATGCCCGGGCACCGAGGGAATGCCATAGGTGCCGTTGGTGACGATGGAGCACTGCTCGAAGAGCTCCATGGCTTCGAAAACCAGGTCCTTGCGGATCATCGGCTCGCCGCCCATGAAGAGCATCGACTTGATGCCGTGCTTGTCCCGGAGCTGGCGCAACTGGTGCAGCATGTTGGCGTCGTCCATCTTGTCGCGCGGCGAGTTGGGATTGTCGTCGCGGTAGACGAAGCAATGGCTGCAATCGAGATTGCAGGCGTTGGTGACCAGAACCAGCGCCGCCGGAAAGCTGCGCTCGCCAAAATCGGTCGGGTTCTTGAGCTCGTTCTTGGCACCCATGTCGGCCTCCCTCCCTGTGCAGCCCGCGGCGATTGAGAACGTTGGGCCGGTGTGACAGTATATATCTCGTTTCCGAGATATACTCAAGGAAAGAATTTCGTATGCGAGATAATCCCCTGCGGGCGCGCTTCGAGGACTCGGCCGCCAACGAGTTGGGCCGGGTCTTCCGCCACCTCAACCGCAGCTTTGGCGAGGCCCTCAAGGGCCATGGCCTGTCGGCCCTGCAGGCCAACATGCTGATGGAACTGTGGCTCCAGGGGCCGCTCTCGGTAGGCGCCCTGCAGCGCCACATGTCGCTGGCCTCGTCGAGCCTCAGCGGTGCGCTGGACCGCATGGAGCGGGCCGGACTGGTGCGCCGCGTGCCCTCGCCCGAAGATCGCCGCTCGTTCGTCATCGAACCGGCGGATTGGCACGGCGATCAGAAACAGGCGGTGATGCAAACGCTGGTCGACACCGAGGATGAATTCTTGGCGCCCTTGAGCCCTTTGGAGCGTCGGCAGCTGCTCGGTTTGCTGCGCAAGATCAGCACCCCGGAGGCCTAGATACTGCCGCCCGAGATGGGAAAATGCCCGCTGTTGCCCCGGGCCAAATGGAAGGCCTGGTTGAAGACCATGTAGGCGCCGCAGCGCCCGCAATCGACGTCGTTGCCGTAGCAGCAAAAGGTGCGTTCGAAACTGCCCGCGTCACCCATGTATAGCGGCAGCGTCTTGCGCAATTCGCAGTTTTCGCCGTTCTCGCCGATGGTCTCCTGGCAGACCTCCGACAGCATCAGTTCGAGCGCCTCGACGTGGCTTTTGATCAGGCCGGGATAGCGGCGTTTGAGGGCTATGAGACGCTCGACCACGGGGTCGCGATCGGCGAGGTCCCGCCAGACCAACGGCCCGTGGTCGTCACGGGCAGGCACATAGAAGGTAAGTGCGAGGCCCGAGATGGGCCAGTCCTTGAGCTCCTCGACGAAGTCCTCGAGGTGGGATTCGTTTTGCCGCGTCAGCACCATCTGCACGATCACCGAGGTGCTGTCGGCCGCATCGCGGCCATGAATGGCCTCTTTGACCTTTTCGAACACGCCCTCGCCGCGGATGGCGTCGTTGGGGCGCTTTGGCCCATCCAGCGAGACCACCACCGTGTGCCCCGGCACGCTTGGAATGCCATAGGTGCCGTTGGTGACGATGGTGCTTTTGTCGAACAGCTTCATCCCCTCGAGCACCAGATCACGGCGGATCATCGGCTCGCCGCCCACGAACAGCATCGATTTGATGGCGTGCTTGTCCCTGAGCAGGCGCAACTGGTGCAGCATGTTGGCCTCGTCCATCTTGTCGCGCGGCGAGTTGGGGTTGTCGTCGCGGAAGACGAAGCAGTGGCTGCATTCCAGATTGCAGGCGTTGGTGACCAGGACCTGCGCTTCGACGTAGCTTTCCGGGCCGAAGTCGGTCGGCTCCCTGAGTTCGCGCTCCACCCTGGCCTTGGCCGTCATGGGGCCCCCTTGGCGCCTTGTGGCTAGCCCTTCTTCTTCTTTTCCGGCTTGGGCGGCCGCTCGGCGCCGAGGAATTCGTACCAGCCGCCCTTGGAATCGGGCTTGAACTTGGGATCGCCCTTGTAGCCGGCCAGGATCACCTTGCGGGCCAGCGCCGGCACGGCGTAGCGCTCGCCCAGCGTCTCGAAAAGATAGCTCTGGGCCTGCACGAAGCTGTCGAAGCTGGCGGTGTCGTCCAAGAGCTCGAAAACGCCCATGGGCCAACCCAGGCCGGTCTTGACCATCTCGTCGATCTCGGCCGGGCCGGCGACGCCGAGTTCGACCAGGCGGATGGCCTCGGCGACATAGAGGTTGATGAAACGCGTCATGAAGAAGCCCGGCGAATCCTTGACCACCACCGGTTTCTTGCCGATGGCGGCGAGGTACCCGACCACCTTATCCAGTTCGGCCTGGCCGGTGAGCTCGCTACGCCCCACCTCGACCAGCGGCAAGATGTTGGAGGGATAGAACCAGTGCGTGCCCACCAGGCGGCTGGTGTTATCCATCTTGGCGGCCAGCTCGGAGATCATGATGGAAGACGTGTTGGAGGCGAAGACGGCGTCGCTGGCAACGTGTTTTTCCGCCTCACAGAGCGCATCCTGCTTGACGTCGACGATCTCGGGAATGGATTCGAAGACCAAATCGGCGCCGGCCAAGCCCTTGGCGTAGTCGGTGCTGCCCGCGACCCGGCCCATGATCTCGGTGGCCTGATCCTCCGTGATCTTGCCGCGTTTTACGCCCTTTTGCAGGCCGAAAGGGCCCTTCTCGATGAGCTCCATGCCGAGGTCGATGCTGGCCTGCTTGCGCGAGACCAGGGTGACACGAACGGCGCTGGCCTGCAGGCAGGCCAGCGCAATGCCGTGGCCCATCAGGCCGCCGCCGCCGAGGATGGCGACGTGTTTGAATGCGTCCGCGCTCA
This region includes:
- a CDS encoding 3-hydroxyacyl-CoA dehydrogenase family protein — protein: MSADAFKHVAILGGGGLMGHGIALACLQASAVRVTLVSRKQASIDLGMELIEKGPFGLQKGVKRGKITEDQATEIMGRVAGSTDYAKGLAGADLVFESIPEIVDVKQDALCEAEKHVASDAVFASNTSSIMISELAAKMDNTSRLVGTHWFYPSNILPLVEVGRSELTGQAELDKVVGYLAAIGKKPVVVKDSPGFFMTRFINLYVAEAIRLVELGVAGPAEIDEMVKTGLGWPMGVFELLDDTASFDSFVQAQSYLFETLGERYAVPALARKVILAGYKGDPKFKPDSKGGWYEFLGAERPPKPEKKKKG
- a CDS encoding radical SAM protein, encoding MTAKARVERELREPTDFGPESYVEAQVLVTNACNLECSHCFVFRDDNPNSPRDKMDEANMLHQLRLLRDKHAIKSMLFVGGEPMIRRDLVLEGMKLFDKSTIVTNGTYGIPSVPGHTVVVSLDGPKRPNDAIRGEGVFEKVKEAIHGRDAADSTSVIVQMVLTRQNESHLEDFVEELKDWPISGLALTFYVPARDDHGPLVWRDLADRDPVVERLIALKRRYPGLIKSHVEALELMLSEVCQETIGENGENCELRKTLPLYMGDAGSFERTFCCYGNDVDCGRCGAYMVFNQAFHLARGNSGHFPISGGSI
- a CDS encoding MarR family transcriptional regulator yields the protein MRDNPLRARFEDSAANELGRVFRHLNRSFGEALKGHGLSALQANMLMELWLQGPLSVGALQRHMSLASSSLSGALDRMERAGLVRRVPSPEDRRSFVIEPADWHGDQKQAVMQTLVDTEDEFLAPLSPLERRQLLGLLRKISTPEA
- a CDS encoding radical SAM protein, producing the protein MGAKNELKNPTDFGERSFPAALVLVTNACNLDCSHCFVYRDDNPNSPRDKMDDANMLHQLRQLRDKHGIKSMLFMGGEPMIRKDLVFEAMELFEQCSIVTNGTYGIPSVPGHLVTVSLDGPEEPNDAIRGEGVFQKVKDAIHDRELGDGTSVMLQMVLTRQNEAHLEDFVEQVKDWPVTGLAFTFYVPTRNDESPLFWRDLKERDRVVERLMALKRKHPNLIKSNIETLEMMMSDICMESIGENGEKCLLRNVLPLYMGDEGSFERTFCCYGNDVDCERCGAYMVFNQAHHLAQGDLGHLPISGGSI